The sequence below is a genomic window from Candidatus Eremiobacteraceae bacterium.
AGCCGCAAAGTCGTCGCGCACGATGTGCGCCCAGAGCATGCGAGCGGCGCGGAACTTGGCGATCTCCTCGAAGAAATTGTTGTGGGCGTTCCAGAAAAACGACATGCGAGGTGCGATGCTGTCGACCGGAAGTCCGCTGTCCACGGCAGCGCGCAGATACGCGCGAGCGTTTGCGAGCGTGAACGCGAGCTCTTGGGCGGCCGTCGCGCCGGCTTCGCGGATATGATAACCGCTGACGCTGATCGTGTTCCAACCCGGAACGTCCGACGCGCAATAGCGCATGAGGTCGGTGACGAGACGCATGGACGGCGCGGGCGGGAAGATGTACGTACCGCGGGCGGCATATTCTTTGAGGATATCGTTCTGCGATGTGCCTGAGAGTTTCGCAAACGGAATGCCCCGGCGCCGCGCGACGGCGAGATAGAACGCCAAGATCACTGCAGCCGGCGCGTTGATCGTCATGGAGACGCTTACTTCGTCGAGCGCGATGCCGTCGAACAGCGTGGCCATGTCGTCGACGGTGCAGATGGCGACGCCGGTCCGGCCGACTTCGCCGAGAGCGCGCGGCGAATCTGAGTCCATGCCCATTTGCGTGGGGAGATCGAAAGCCACCGAAAGACCGGACTGACCGCGCGCGCGCAAGTAGCGATAGCGTTCGTTCGACTCCTTGGCGGATGCGAATCCGGCGTACTGGCGCATCGTCCACAGCCGGCCGCGGTACATATCTTTTTGGATGCCGCGTGTGAACGGATATTCGCCGGGCGGCGGTTGACGATCGAGATCGAGATCCGAAACATTTGCGGATTCATAATATGGCTTGATCTCGATGCCGCTCTCAGTTGCGCGCCGTTCCATGCGGGGGACGTTCGGCCTGAGGCAGAATCGGCCTTCGCGGAACTCTCTGGTTCGGCGTCTTCTTCGCATGGGAAGGTAGCATGACAAATCGCATCAATCATCTCGCGGTGTTTGTCGCGGCCGTCGCATATTTCGCGTGGGGCGGGGTCTACTTCACGATCTTCAGCAATCAGTGGCTTGCGCTGACCGGTCTGACGAAGGCCGAAGCGGCACCGGCGGTCGTGCCGTACGTCTGCGCGTTTTTGATGGGGTGGCTCTTCAGCTACGGCGCGGCGATCGCGCTCGGCAAATCCCGAGAATCGAGCGCGGGCGACGGCGTCCGATTCGCCATCTTCATGTGCATCGTATTTTATGCGAGCACCGTTTTGACCACGTCGCTCTTCGAGCATCGCTCGCTCGGCTTGTGGGCATTTGATTCGGCGTACGTCCTCGTGGGTCAAGCGATCGCGAGCGCGATCGTGGGAGGGTGGCGCGCGAAGGCTTAAGCTCCTGCGCGATCGTCGAACGTGACGATCGGCGCGTCGCTCTCTATCGTCTCGCCAATTTTCACGTCGATGGATCGGATCGCGCCGGCGCGCGGTGAGACGATCTCATTCATCATCTTCATGGCTTCGACGATCGCGACGACTTGGTTCTCCGCGACCGTGTCGCCGGCTGAGACGCGCAGCTGGGCGATGATGCCGTGCATCGGCGAAAGAACGTGTTGGCTATCGGCAGAGCGGGCTTTCGAATGCGCGTCGCGGGCCGCGGATCTGCGCGCCGGTACCTGCGATCGCTTCGCCGTCGTCGCATCCTCCAGTCCATAGACCCGAACCGAGTACCGCTTGTCGTCGACTTCGACTGCGATCTCGCGCGGCGGACCGCTCGCTGAGATCGGCGCGTCGCTCTCGAAGGATTGCATCGATCCGTCTGTGCCGGAATCACGAGCGGCGTACGCCGCCGCAACGGCGCTGCCGCGCTCGCGCATGAAGCGTTCGATGGTCGGCGTGGCGTAGTCGCCGCGCTTGAATTCGTCATCATCGAGCAGCAACGCGACAAATGGAAGAGTCGTATCCACCCCCTCGACGCGGAATTCGCCGATCGCCCGTCGCAGGCGGGCGATGGCTTCCGGCCGATCCTGACCCCAGACGACGAGTTTGCAGAGCAGCGAATCGTACGATTCGGGAATCGTCCAACCTTTGAAGACACCGGAATCGACGCGGATGCCCGGGCCGCCCGGCTCCACGTAACGCGTGATCGTGCCGGGGCACGGGCGAAAATCGGCGTTCGGTGTCTCAGCGTTGACGCGCACTTCGATGGCGTGGCCGCGCGGCGCAAGCTGGCCCTGCGTGAACCAGAGCGGCTCGCCCGCGGCGATTCGGATTTGCGCTTTGACGAGATCGACGCCGTAGGTCATCTCGGTCACCGTATGCTCGACTTGAATGCGCGTGTTCATCTCCAAGAAGTAGAACTCATCGCCATCCACGAGGCACTCGATCGTACCTGCGCTGTCATAACCGATCGCGCTGCCGAGCTTGACCGCCGCGGCGTGCAGCCGCTGCCGCACCGTCGGCAAGATGCGGGCGGGCGTTTCTTCGACGACCTTTTGGTGGCGCCGCTGCAGCGAGCAGTCGCGCTCGCCGAGGTGGACGACGTTGCCGTGTTTGTCGCCAAGCACTTGGACCTCGACGTGCTTCGGGCGTTCGAGATAGCGTTCGACGTAGAGCGTGCCGTCGCCGAAATAGGCGGTGGCCTCTTTGCCGGCGAGCGAGAATGCGGCGTCGACGTCACCCGGTGCACGCGCGATCTTGAGCCCCTTACCGCCGCCGCCGGCGGATGCTTTGATCGCGATGGGATAGCCGACGTGTTCCGCCCAATCGCGCACGGCATCGGGTCCGGACACAGGCTCAATCGTGCCCGGCACGACGGGAACCCCGGTTTCGTGCGCGACCGCGCGCGCGGAGATCTTGTCGCCCATGCGCTTGATCGCGGCGGACGACGGACCGACGAAGCACAGGCCCGCCTCGACGCAGCGCGCTGCAAACCCCGCGTTCTCGGCGAGGAATCCGTAGCCGGGGTGAACGGCGTCGCAGCCGGTGCGCTCGGCGGCGCCGAGTATCTTGTCGATGTCGAGATATGATTGGGCCGCCGGAGCCGGACCGATATGTATCGCCTCATCGGCGGCCGCGACATGTGCGGCGAACCGGTCGGGCTCGGAATAGACCGCAACGCTTGCGATTCCGAGTTCGCGGCACGCGCGCATGACGCGGATCGCGATCTCGCCGCGGTTCGCGATCAGGATCTTCTTAATGGACACGGTCGTCGAGCGCCTCGCGCCGCGCAGTCGCCTCCCACGCCGATGGGCGCGGTTCGCTCGCGGGTGCGCGCTTGAGCAAGGTCTCGATCGCGAGCCGGATAGCCGACGCTTCGCCTACCGAGACCGGGCCGGCAACGTCGATGCGCACCGTCATAGCGGGATGTTGCCGTGGCGCCGTGCGGGCCGTGCAACGCGCTTGGTCCGCAGCATCTCGAGCGCGCCGATAAGCCTCGGCCGCGTCTCTGCGGGATCGATGACGTCGTCCAAGTATCCGCGTTCGGCCGCGATGTACGGATTGGCGAAGCGTTCGACGTACTCGTCGACGAGCTGCGTGGCGCGAACGGCAGGGTCCGACGCTTTTGCGATCTCGTCGCGGAACACGATCTTGACCGCGCCTTGCGGTCCCATGACCGCGATCTCCGCGGTGGGCCACGCGACGTTGAAGTCAGCCCGGATGTGCTTGCTGCACATGACGTCGTAGGCGCCGCCGTATGCCTTGCGCGTGATGACGGTGAGCTTCGGCACGGTCGCCTCTGCAAAGGCGTAGAGCAGCTTTGCGCCGTGTTTGATGATGCCGCCGAATTCTTGCGCCGCGCCGGGCAGAAACCCAGGCACGTCAACGAACACGACGATGGGGATGTTGAACGCGTCGCAGAAACGGACGAAACGCGCACCCTTTATGGACGAGGCGATGTCGAGCACGCCCGCAAGCACCTTCGGCTGATTTGCGACGATGCCGACGCTGCGGCCGCCGAGGCGCGCGAAACCGACGACGAGCGATCCGCCGTAGAGCGGTTGGACTTCGAGAAATTCGCCGTCGTCCACGATGCGATGCACGATGTCCGTCATGTCGTACGGGATGTTGGGTTCGGCGGGTATCACGTTCACGAGGTCTGGATCACGGCGTTGGGGATCGTCGCTCGTCGGCGCGAGGGGCGGATCGTCGAGATTGTTCTGCGGCAGAAATGAGAGGAGGTGGCGGATCTGTTCGAACGCATCCGCTTCATCGGCGCAGAGGAACTGCGCGACGCCGCTCTTCGCGTTGTGGGTGAGCGCGCCGCCGAGCTCCTCGAACGTCACATCTTCACCGGTGACGGTTTTGATGATCTCTGGCCCGGTGATGAACATCTGCGAGATCTTGTCAACCATCAAGATGAAGTCGGTGATGGCGGGGCTGTAGACGGCGCCGCCGGCGCACGGACCCGCTATCAGCGAGATCTGCGGAATGACTCCCGACGACTGGACATTGCGCCAGAATATTTCTGCGTAGCCGCCGAGGCTGACGACGCCTTCTTGAATACGGGCGCCGCCCGAATCGTTGATGCCGATCATCGGGCAACCGACCTTGAGCGCGAGATCCATGATCTTGCAGATCTTCTCGGCGTAGACTTCGCCGAGCGACCCGCCCATGACGGTGAAGTCCTGCGAGAAGATACAGACCTGCCGGCCGTCGATCGAACCATGTCCTGTGATGACGCCATCGCCGATGAACTTGACATCGCCCAGGCCGTACGCGTCGGACCGGTGCACGGCGAATGCGTCGGTCTCGACGAAACTGCCGGGGTCGAGCAAGGCTTCGATGCGCTCACGGGCGGTCAACTTTCCGCGGCCGTGCTGGCGCTCTATCGCGGCCTCTCCGGCGGGTGCCGCCGCTTCCGCGCGTTTACGCGCGAGAAGATCCATCTTCGCGTCGTGATTCATCGACGCGGGGTGTTCCTCGCCAGGGGTGCGCCTACCCGCCGAGCGAATCGAATCGAATGGCACGCGTTGTGTTGCTGCAGTTCGATACCGATCCCGGATGCGCCGACCACCGCGCGCTCGTCGCGAGTGTCTATCCGGAGTTCGCGGAAGCCGAGCCGCGCTGGCCGGTGTTCTTCGAAACGCTCGCACAGCAGCGTCCGGAGATCGTCGTGATTTCGTGCGGTAAGCTGCCGTCTCACGGCCGCGAAGCTGCGCGCTATATCAATGAAGGCTTCAACACGCGAAACATGGAGGTGCTGCTCATCGACGTGGAGCCGAGAGAACGTGCGCGTACGCGCGCGGCGGCGCCGGATTCGGAGATCGTCGATCGAGAACGTCTATCCGACGAGCTTCGTAGGCTGCTCGCCGATCAGCGCGCTACGACCGCGCGCGGCTGAGAACGTTCAGCGCCGTTCTCAACTGGACTGCATCGCCGTTCGCCACGTCGTCCGGGAACACGCCGCGCCGTTCGAGCGGGCGGCCGTCCGGGCCGCGAATGTCCATGGTGGCGACGCGCAATAGACCGCCGTCAGCGAGTGGAACCTCGGCGTCAACACCCATGACCTTGCCCGCCGTGCGCGTGCCGACGATGGTCGCGCGCCGGTAGAATTGCAGCGCGCGCGCGAGCGTTTCGGCGCCGCTCGACGTCGCCGAATCGACGAGTACGACGACGTTTCCCCGATACGCGGTGCCGGTGCTCGCGTCGGCGGTGAATGAGTAGGACTCGAAAGCAGGCCAGCGGCCGGTCGCGGTCGAGATCAGCGCTCCTCTTGGAAGAAATGCTCCGGCGGCCGCGTCTACCGAGGAGACCTGTCCGCCGGGATTGCCGCGCAGATCGAGAATCAACGCCGGCTTCCGTCCTTCGATTTCCAGTGCCCAACCTATCGCCGTCGACAAGTTGTCTGGAAACGATGCGATGCGGACATACCCGACGCGCGGCGTGAGATCGCGCCACGTGATCGTGGGCGCCCTCGAATCGAGTTCGTCGGCGCGAAGGTCCGCCGGCGAATAGACGGCCGTGTGGCTGTCTCCGAGCTGCGCGAGCATGGCGCGCAACAGCGCGTAGCGCGCAGCGGTCGTGGGAGCAGCTTCCACAAGCGGCCGATAGTGCGCGACGAGACTCATCCACGGGATTCCGTGGAACGTCGGGTCGACATAACGGTCTGTGACGGTATCGGCGACTGCATCGAATACGCGCCTACCGACCGGTTCGGCCTGGAGTTGAGCCCGGACGAGAAGGAGCGGCACGAGGATTGCGGCCGCGACCACGCATGCGACCACGCGTCTTCGCGCGATCCGGCGCCGATGGATCGGCCAGTACGGTACGGCCGAAAGTTCCCAGTTCACGCGCTTATCGTTCTCCGCCTGGCCACTTCGACGGCCGGGCGGGAACCCCCGCGCGCGCGTCGCAATGTAGCGGCTGTGACGGCTGCATATGAGGTTGAGAAATGATCACCCGCCGCCGCTGGGAGCGCGTGCGCGTCAAGCTCGATGTCGTCGTGTTTGACGCAAAAGGCGAGAAGATCACGACGGCGGCGACGAGCGACATCTGCGAATCGGGCATGGGCGTCACGAGTCCGCTGCCGCTCGAGGTGGGCGCGACCCAAGGCTTCACCGTGGCCGCGATCTTCCCGCAGCCGTACAAGGGGATCGTACGCTGGAGCACGCCGACGGGGCGGGGTACCGAGTGCAACGTCGGCATCGAGATCACCGGAGAAACGCGCGCGCAAGCCGATGCGCTGCGCGCCGCGGTCGCGCGCTGGCGCGCGCAAGTCTCGAAGGGCTTGCAACCCTAAAGGATGCTAGAAGGGGCCGACGTGAGTCGGCCTTCGCGTCGGCCCCTTCAAAGAAAACCGGGCCGACTAGCGTCGGCCCCTTCAGCAAATCGGCCCTTCAACAAGCCGCTTCAACAAATCATCTGGGGTAGAGCCATTGCTCGAGCGTTGTGTGGCGCACGCCGCTCTCGCCGCCG
It includes:
- a CDS encoding methylmalonyl-CoA mutase family protein codes for the protein MERRATESGIEIKPYYESANVSDLDLDRQPPPGEYPFTRGIQKDMYRGRLWTMRQYAGFASAKESNERYRYLRARGQSGLSVAFDLPTQMGMDSDSPRALGEVGRTGVAICTVDDMATLFDGIALDEVSVSMTINAPAAVILAFYLAVARRRGIPFAKLSGTSQNDILKEYAARGTYIFPPAPSMRLVTDLMRYCASDVPGWNTISVSGYHIREAGATAAQELAFTLANARAYLRAAVDSGLPVDSIAPRMSFFWNAHNNFFEEIAKFRAARMLWAHIVRDDFAAASPKSWLMRFHTQTGGSTLAAQEPDNNVVRVALQALAAVLGGTQSLHTNGKDEALGLPTRAAAKLALRTQQIIAHESGVVDTADPLGGSYYVERMTADIAASASSIMAEVEQRGGAVAAIESGWVQAQIADSAYRAQRRVEAGEDAIVGVNAFVDPDVSEAGGAVEVLRIDPAFERAQTGALAAFRARRDGQLVADRLAEVKVAAASGAPLMPAFIAAVDDGCTLGEVCDALREIFSAHRPAADVR
- a CDS encoding DUF1761 domain-containing protein — its product is MTNRINHLAVFVAAVAYFAWGGVYFTIFSNQWLALTGLTKAEAAPAVVPYVCAFLMGWLFSYGAAIALGKSRESSAGDGVRFAIFMCIVFYASTVLTTSLFEHRSLGLWAFDSAYVLVGQAIASAIVGGWRAKA
- a CDS encoding acetyl-CoA carboxylase biotin carboxylase subunit; this encodes MSIKKILIANRGEIAIRVMRACRELGIASVAVYSEPDRFAAHVAAADEAIHIGPAPAAQSYLDIDKILGAAERTGCDAVHPGYGFLAENAGFAARCVEAGLCFVGPSSAAIKRMGDKISARAVAHETGVPVVPGTIEPVSGPDAVRDWAEHVGYPIAIKASAGGGGKGLKIARAPGDVDAAFSLAGKEATAYFGDGTLYVERYLERPKHVEVQVLGDKHGNVVHLGERDCSLQRRHQKVVEETPARILPTVRQRLHAAAVKLGSAIGYDSAGTIECLVDGDEFYFLEMNTRIQVEHTVTEMTYGVDLVKAQIRIAAGEPLWFTQGQLAPRGHAIEVRVNAETPNADFRPCPGTITRYVEPGGPGIRVDSGVFKGWTIPESYDSLLCKLVVWGQDRPEAIARLRRAIGEFRVEGVDTTLPFVALLLDDDEFKRGDYATPTIERFMRERGSAVAAAYAARDSGTDGSMQSFESDAPISASGPPREIAVEVDDKRYSVRVYGLEDATTAKRSQVPARRSAARDAHSKARSADSQHVLSPMHGIIAQLRVSAGDTVAENQVVAIVEAMKMMNEIVSPRAGAIRSIDVKIGETIESDAPIVTFDDRAGA
- a CDS encoding S41 family peptidase, which gives rise to MNWELSAVPYWPIHRRRIARRRVVACVVAAAILVPLLLVRAQLQAEPVGRRVFDAVADTVTDRYVDPTFHGIPWMSLVAHYRPLVEAAPTTAARYALLRAMLAQLGDSHTAVYSPADLRADELDSRAPTITWRDLTPRVGYVRIASFPDNLSTAIGWALEIEGRKPALILDLRGNPGGQVSSVDAAAGAFLPRGALISTATGRWPAFESYSFTADASTGTAYRGNVVVLVDSATSSGAETLARALQFYRRATIVGTRTAGKVMGVDAEVPLADGGLLRVATMDIRGPDGRPLERRGVFPDDVANGDAVQLRTALNVLSRARS
- a CDS encoding acyl-CoA carboxylase subunit beta, producing the protein MNHDAKMDLLARKRAEAAAPAGEAAIERQHGRGKLTARERIEALLDPGSFVETDAFAVHRSDAYGLGDVKFIGDGVITGHGSIDGRQVCIFSQDFTVMGGSLGEVYAEKICKIMDLALKVGCPMIGINDSGGARIQEGVVSLGGYAEIFWRNVQSSGVIPQISLIAGPCAGGAVYSPAITDFILMVDKISQMFITGPEIIKTVTGEDVTFEELGGALTHNAKSGVAQFLCADEADAFEQIRHLLSFLPQNNLDDPPLAPTSDDPQRRDPDLVNVIPAEPNIPYDMTDIVHRIVDDGEFLEVQPLYGGSLVVGFARLGGRSVGIVANQPKVLAGVLDIASSIKGARFVRFCDAFNIPIVVFVDVPGFLPGAAQEFGGIIKHGAKLLYAFAEATVPKLTVITRKAYGGAYDVMCSKHIRADFNVAWPTAEIAVMGPQGAVKIVFRDEIAKASDPAVRATQLVDEYVERFANPYIAAERGYLDDVIDPAETRPRLIGALEMLRTKRVARPARRHGNIPL
- a CDS encoding PilZ domain-containing protein, producing the protein MITRRRWERVRVKLDVVVFDAKGEKITTAATSDICESGMGVTSPLPLEVGATQGFTVAAIFPQPYKGIVRWSTPTGRGTECNVGIEITGETRAQADALRAAVARWRAQVSKGLQP